ACACCACCGCCGGCAACGCCAGCGAGTACCGCCTGTACGAAGGCTTCAGCCAAGTTGATATCGGCGGCCTGGCTGTACCGTTGTCGTTCTATGGCCAGTACGTGCAAAACACCAAAGCCACCGATAAAGACAAGGACACAGCCTGGCTGCTCGGTGCCAAGTCCAAGGTGTTCGGTCTCAACCTGGACTACAACTACCGCGACGTACAACGTTACGCAGTGGTGGGTGCCTTCACCGACTCGGACTTCGCCGGCGGCTTCACCGGTGCACGTGGTCATAAGTTCAAGGTCGGTTACGACATCGACAAGAACTTCGCCATCGGTGCCACTTACTTCCTGACCAAGGCCGATTACGCCAGCGTCGCAGGTTACCGCGATGCCAAGGCCAACACCTTGCAGTTGGATGCAGAAGCCAAGTTCTAAGAAACACAGCTGTACGTTTCAAGCGACAAGCTTCAAGGAAGAGCGCCACTTGCAGCTTCAAGCCCACCGCTTGAAGCTGCTTCTTTAACAGTCTTGCGTGAGTGGACCGGTCCCCATCATCCGTCCGGCCCACCCACGCGAGCCTGTCTATTCCAAGCCTTTGTGATCCTTGAGCCGCTCGGCAGCCAGCCGCTGCGCCAGGGCATCCACATCCTCTACCGGCTCATCCGGCAGTATCTTCAGGGTGGCCTGCATCAGGCGCATCTGACGGATAAACCGGCGGCAGTTCGGGCAGAACATCAAGTGATGGCGCACCATCAGACGCTCGCGAAAGGTCAATTGCCCATCGAGATAGTCACTGGAACGTGCCACTTGTTCTTTACAGGTCAGCATTCGCCCGTTTCCTCAAAATGCTCCACCGTGGCGAAGACTTTAAGCCGCGCTCGATGCAACAGCACACGGACATTGGAGAGCGAGAGCGTTAAAAGATTACAGATCTCTTCCAGCTCCAGCCCCTGGCGTTCACGCAACACCAGCACGCTGCTTTGCAAATCCGACAAACTCAGCAACGTATGCTCCAGGCAATCACGCAGTTCATCCTCGGTCAGCAAGGCTTCCGGCGTGTCCTGGTGCCAAGCGTAGGGAGCGACCGCCCAGTGGCCGTCGTCGGGAGTGAAGCGGTCATCGCCGATGGTGCCGTGGGGCGAAGGCAAATCGTCGAGCAACACTTCCCGGCGATTCTGCTTGTAGCGGCCCTTGGCGGCGTTGGCCGTGATGGTCAGCAGCCAGGTCTTGAGGCTGGAGCGCCCCTCGAACCTGGCGATGTTGCGGACCACCGACAGCCAGGCGTCCTGCACCACTTCATCGGCATGGCGCTGGCCGACAATCGCATAGGCCACCGCGCGCATGGCGCTCTGGTAGGTGGTGACCAATTCCTTGTAAGCCTGCTGCTCGCCCTTGAGCAACCGTTCAAGCAGGTGCGTGTCGTCCGCTGCTGCCATTCAAGACCTCGATTGTCTTAGCGCTTGCGCAGGATCACGCTACCGATCGAATAGCCTGCGCCAAACGAACTGAGTACCGCGACAGCGCCCTTGGGCAAATCATCCTGGTAGGTGTGGAACGCAATCACCGAACCGGCGGAGCTGGTATTGGCGTAAGTATCGAGGATCACCGGGGCTTCTTCCACCGTGGCTTCACGGCCCAGCAGTTTCTTCACGATCAGGTGGTTCATGCTCAGGTTGGCCTGGTGCAGCCAGAAGCGTTTCACATCGGCCACGCTCAACTGGTTTTCTTGCAGGTGCACGCCGATCAACTCGGCCACCATCGGGCACACGTCACGGAAGACTTTGCGGCCTTCCTGCACGAACAGTTTGTCCGGCGCGCCGATACCCTCTTGCGCCGCGCGGTTGAGGAAGCCGAAGTTGTTGCGGATAGTATTGGAAAACTTGGTCAGCAGCTTGGTGCTCACCACATCGAACTGATGCTCGGAGGTCGCCAGGTCGGCGCGCTCAAGAACCACGGCGGTGGCTGCATCGCCGAAGATGAAGTGGCTGTCGCGATCACGAAAGTTCAGGTGGCCGGTGCACACTTCCGGATTGACCATCAGAATCGCCCGGGCCTGGCCCAACTGGATGCTGTTGGCGGCGTTCTGGATACCGAATGTGGCTGAGGAACACGCCACGTTCATGTCAAAACCGAACCCTGCAATGCCCAAGGCTTCCTGGACTTCGATGGCGATGGCCGGGTAGGCCCGCTGCAGGTTGGAGCAGGCGACGATCACGCCGTCGATGTCGGCGGCAGTCTTGCCGGCGCGCTTCAAGGCTTGTTCAGCGGCGCCGACGGCCATCTGGCAGAGGACAGACCATTCGTCATTGCTGCGCTCGGGCAAGCGTGGGGTCATGCGTTGCGGGTCGAGAATGCCGTCTTTGTCCATCACAAAGCGGCTCTTGATGCCCGACGCCTTTTCGATAAAGGCTGCGCTGGACTCAGTCAGCGCCTGCACCTCGCCGCGCTCGATGGCGGCGGCGTTGTCGGCATTGAACTGCTGCACGTAGGTATTGAAAGACTGCACCAGCTCTTCGTTGGAGATGCTGTTGGCAGGGGTGTAAAGGCCAGTGCCGCTGATGACGACGTTATGCACGGTCGTTCCTCTAGATCTGTCAGGCAGGGAAATTGGTACCGTCGTACCAAACTTTAAGTAGTTTTATTCCGCCCAGCGGACATCAAACTGGCATCGCTTTATTCCATCGCGTCGCGGCTGCCCACCAGCCCATCACGACGATCCCGGCATTTATGGGCGCGAAGTTTGCCACAAACCCAGGGATTTGGCGCCACTTCCCAGACAAACACCGTTTAAATGTGGGAAGCGGCTCGCCCCCGATAGCGGTGTGTCGGTCACAAAATCTGTTTCTGACAGACCGCTATCGGGAGCAAGCCCCCTCCCACATTTGGACTGGGTTGGTGCTGAAAATCGTGAAGGGATCAGGCCTCGACCAACGTCCACTGTTTGCTCAGGCGCTTGTCGGAAATCGGCACCTTGGTGCCCAACTGCTGGGCAAACAACGACACCCGATACTCCTCCAGCCACCAGCGATAGAGCTCCAACTGAGGATCGCGCTTGCCTTCCTGGGCGTGCTTTTTCAGGCGGTTCTGGTACTGCGCCCACAGCCCGCTGAGTTCGCCGCTCCACACCCGATCCTTCTGCACCTGGCTGGGCAACTTTTCCAGGCGCAATTCGATGGCCTTGAGGTAACGCGGCAGTTCCTTGAACCATTGCGCCGGGGTTTCCCGCACAAAACCTGGGTACACCAAGTTGCTCAGCTGTTGCTTGATATCGTTCAAGGCCACGGCCTGGGCCAGGTCGATCTTGCCTTTGAAGCGCTTTTGCAGGCCGTGCCAGAGTTTCAGCACTTCCAGGGTCAAGCGCGCCTGGCGCTCGGCGTGTTCAGTCCAACTGCCGCGCTTGCGTTCGGCCAAGGCGGCCAAGCCCGCGCCATCACGCGGCAGGCTGGCCTCGCCTTCCAACACGCAGGTATCGAGGCTGGCCAGCAGGATGTCTTCCACCAGCGCGTCGATACGCCCCAGTTCGCGGTACATCAGCCCCAGCTCGGTGAGGCCGGGTAACTTGCCGCGCAGGAATTTCGCCGGTTCCGCCAATTGCTGCATCAGCAGGCGCTGCAAGGCGCGACGATGCTGGAATTCAGCCTCGGCAGCGGTGGAGAAACGGCCTTCCTTAACGGTGCCGTTTTCCTCCACCAGCGCCGGATACACCGTCATCGACAGCCCGGCGATCTTCTGTTGGGTCTTCTCGGCCACAGCGGCAAAGACCTTGGCTTCCACCGGCTGCTGGCTTTTCGCCGTTTGCGGCACGGCCAACGCGGCCTGGCTGGCTTCGGCAAAGCGGGCGGTCAGCTCGGCCAGGTCGCGGCCTTCGCCGAGGAACTTGCCTTGCCCGTCGACCACTTCGAGGTTCATCTTCAGGTGGTTTTCCACCTGCTGCGCCGCCTCGGCCCAGGCCTCATCGCTGACCCGCGCACCGGTCATGCGCAACAATTCGCGGCCCAACGCCTGGGGCAACGAACCTTGACCGAATTCGATGCGTTGCAGCGCCGCCTTGACGAAGTCCGGCACCGGTACGAAGTTCTTGCGCAGGGCCTTGGGCAGGTTGCGCACCAGAGCGATGCACTTGGCCTCGATCACCCCCGGCACCAGCCATTCCAGGCGCTCCGGCGGCAACGCAGGCAGCAGCGGCGCGGGTACGCGCAGGGTCACGCCATCACGCGGGTGGTTGGGTTCAAAGTGGTAACTCAGGGCCAGTTCCAGATCGCCCAGGTGCAGGGTGTCCGGGTAATGCGCGGCGGTGACTTCACTGGCCTCGCGGGCCAGCACATCTTCTTCGCGCATGATCAGCAGGTGCGGGTCTTTCTGGCTGTTGACCTTGTACCAACTGTCGAAGGTGGCGGTCTGGTGGATCTGCGCCGGCAAACGTGCGTCGTAGAAGGCGTACAGGGTTTCTTCGTCGGCCAGGATGTCGCGGCGGCGCGCCTTGGCTTCCAGT
The genomic region above belongs to Pseudomonas sp. S35 and contains:
- a CDS encoding zf-HC2 domain-containing protein — translated: MLTCKEQVARSSDYLDGQLTFRERLMVRHHLMFCPNCRRFIRQMRLMQATLKILPDEPVEDVDALAQRLAAERLKDHKGLE
- a CDS encoding RNA polymerase sigma factor, whose protein sequence is MAAADDTHLLERLLKGEQQAYKELVTTYQSAMRAVAYAIVGQRHADEVVQDAWLSVVRNIARFEGRSSLKTWLLTITANAAKGRYKQNRREVLLDDLPSPHGTIGDDRFTPDDGHWAVAPYAWHQDTPEALLTEDELRDCLEHTLLSLSDLQSSVLVLRERQGLELEEICNLLTLSLSNVRVLLHRARLKVFATVEHFEETGEC
- a CDS encoding beta-ketoacyl-ACP synthase III, producing the protein MHNVVISGTGLYTPANSISNEELVQSFNTYVQQFNADNAAAIERGEVQALTESSAAFIEKASGIKSRFVMDKDGILDPQRMTPRLPERSNDEWSVLCQMAVGAAEQALKRAGKTAADIDGVIVACSNLQRAYPAIAIEVQEALGIAGFGFDMNVACSSATFGIQNAANSIQLGQARAILMVNPEVCTGHLNFRDRDSHFIFGDAATAVVLERADLATSEHQFDVVSTKLLTKFSNTIRNNFGFLNRAAQEGIGAPDKLFVQEGRKVFRDVCPMVAELIGVHLQENQLSVADVKRFWLHQANLSMNHLIVKKLLGREATVEEAPVILDTYANTSSAGSVIAFHTYQDDLPKGAVAVLSSFGAGYSIGSVILRKR